The Myxococcales bacterium genomic interval GCTCGAAGATGCGGGGCAGGTGCTGCGCCTCGATGCCTTGCCCCGAGTCCTCGACCTCCAGTCGCAAACGGTCCGCCTCCAGCGCCGCGCGAACCGCCACGCGCGAGCCGTCGGGGCAGTATTTGACGGCGTTGTCGATCAGGTTCGATAGCACCGTCTCCAGCGCCCGGCGATCCGTGTGCAAAGGTGGCAGGTTTGCGGGGATGTCGCTCACCAGCGTGATCTTGCGGCGCTCGGCGCGGTCACGGAACAGACCAAAGATCTGGTTCACGATGCGAGTGACCGACAGAGGCTCGATCTGCAGGCGGTACTCACGGGACTCGATACGCGACAGGTCCAGCAGATCTTCCACCAGGGACTGAAGCCGGTCGGCGTTGCGTTCGATGATGTCCACGAAGCGCAAGCCCGCGTGAGAGTCTTGAGCCTCGATGGTCATGGGCAAGGTCTCGGCAGCCGAACGAATCGCCGCCACCGGCGTGCGCAGCTCGTGCGAGACGTTGGCGACGAAGTCGCGGCGCAAAGACTCGAGACGACGGATCTCGGTGACATCGACGAACACCGCCAGATAGCCACCCTCCGTGAAGCGCGTGGCGGTGACCATGAGCCTGCGGGGGCGCAAGCCCTGCACCTCGATCTCTCCCCGTACACGCTCGCCCTCGGACGAGCGGTCGAGCAGGGCGGAAAGCTCGGCGTGCCGGAACACCTCGAGCACGGTGCGCCCGCGCACGTCGAGCGCCGAGGTGTGGCTGTCGGCGGTGGCCAGCCCCGGACGGGGCATGAGGACGTCGCGCAGAGCCGGGTTGATGAGCGTCACGCGCCTTTCGGTGTCCAACACCAAAACGCCTTCCTCCATCCTCTCCAGAATGCGTCCCACCAGGTCGCGCTCGGCCTTGAGGTCGTCGAGTGAGCTCGAGAGGTTGCCGGCCAACAGATCGAGCGCTTGGGCGAGCGGGAGCAGAGGCTCCCCGATGTTCATCGGGCTTCGCACGCGAAGGTCTCCCTTGGCCATGCGGGCCGCGGTGTTCAGGAGTCCCGATACGCCATCGGCGAAGATGCGTGGTCCTGCCCACGCGCCGACGCCCGCGACCCCCAGCAAGATCACGATCGCGATGCCCAGCGATCGCCGTGCCTCGGTCAGCGCTCGTTCTGCGGGAGCGTTGTCGATGGCGGCGCGGACCGCACCCACCACCTGCCCGCTGCGCAGCACCGGCGTGGTGGCCACCACGTACGCTTCTTGACCCGGTACCACGCGGACGCGGGCGAAGGATTCTTCTCCCGCCAGGGCTCGATCCACCTCGGCCGAGTGATGCCGGTCGTCTTCGGGGGGCTGCAGCTCGACGCCCGCCAAACGCCGGCCCGCGGGGCCGAACAGCGTCAGGGCCACTTCGCCCTTCACGCCCGCCAGGGGTTTTTGCCAGGTGAGCTCGCTCCAAGCCGACGTGGGGGTGTCGGCCGCCAGCAGCGCCACAGCCCGCACCGACAGGCGCAGCGCGCGCTCGACGTTGGCCTCGGCCGTGGCACGAATGGTCTTGTCCAGGAAGCGGTTGGCCACCGCCCCTGAGATCAGGATCATGCCCGCGAAGACGAGAAACAGTTTTGTGCGCACGCGCGGTTTCCGGACGAAACAGCCCGGCCGCGACCGGGGATTTTCACCCTTGCCGCGGCAGCGTGACGGAAAGCGCCGCCCAAATCAAGCGACGGTGACGTCACGAATCGCGGTCTAACGCCGAGGCGCGCGCTCGCGGCGGGCAAACGCTGCCAGGGCCCAGAGTCCCACCACCACGGCGAACCAGAGCGTGACGATGCGGGTGAGCACGGTGGCGGCCGCGCCGGTGCCGCGATCGATGCCCGTGCCGAAGCGGACGAGAAGCGCCAGCATTCCTGCCTCGGTGACCCCCAGGCCCCCCGGGAGAAACGATAGTGCGCCCGCAATCGTCATGGCTGCGTAAATGAAGGTGCCCGCCTGCAAACCCAGGTCGGTTCCCGAAAAGCCGTTCACGATCAGCCAAAAGGCGGCGCACTCGAGGGCCCAGGCGCAGGCTGAAAGCAAGGTGGCCCAGAGCAGGGGCGCGGGGCGCAGCAACAGCGCGGCGCTCTCGTAAGCCTCGGTGAGCGAACCCGCCATGCGGCGCAGGCCCGGCACCTTGCCCAGGTAGGCAATGAGCGGCCGCGCCAACGCTTCCACGGACGCGAAGAGCAGCCCCACACCCAAAAGCGCAGCTCCCGCTACCAGGAAACGCCGATCCACCGGAAAGGAAAACGCCCCCACGGCCGCCAAGGCCAACAGGCCCGCCAGGTCGGTCAGACGTTCGACGAGCACGATGGGCGCGGTGCGGGCCACGGGGATCCCGCGCCGCTGGCGCAACAGCACGGACTTGAGCGCCTCTCCCAGCTTGCCTGGCGTGACGGTCAAGGCGAACCCCGAGAGGAACACGAGGGCGCTTTCGCCGCGGGGCACGTGCAGGCCGAGGCGCTTGAGGTAGCCCTCCCACCGCCAGAAGCGCAGGGCGTAGTTGCCGGCCGCCAGCAAGAGCCCGACGCCCGTGGTCCAAAACGCGTAGCGCTCGAGGGCGGCCCCCACTTGCCGGGCATCGGCCCACAGCGCGAAGCCCACGTAGAGGGCCATGCCCACCACCACGCCCGCCACGACCCGGCGAAACAGCGTGCTTCGTGCCGGGGGCGTTGCGAGCGAGGCGTCTGGGACGCTGTCCACCGTGGACGTCCTCGCGGTCAGTCGGCGACGGCGGTCTCGATGCCGCGGCCTTTTTCGACCCGCTTGCGCTCGTTGTGGTCGAGGATGCGCTTGCGCAAACGAATGGCCTTCGGCGTCACCTCGACGAGCTCGTCGTCGTTGATGAACTCGAGCGACTCCTCCAAGGAGAACCTTCGGGGAGGGGCCAGAATCAGCTTCTCATCGGCCGCCGTGGTCCGGATGTTGGTGAGCTTCTTCGCCTTCGAAGGATTCACGATGAGATCGTTGTCCCGGCTGTGAAGGCCCACGATCATGCCGCCGTACACCTTGGTGCCTGCGGAGAAGAAGAGGGTCCCGCGCTCTTGCAACGAGAACAGCGCGTACGCATTCGTCTCTCCCGGATCCTGGGCGATGAGCACGCCGTTCGGACGCGACTTGAGCGAACCGGCGTGCACGCCGTAGTGGCTGAAGTTGGCGTGCAAGAGGCCCGTGCCGCGGGTGAGCGTGAGGAACTGCGAGCGGAAGCCGATGAGCCCGCGAGCAGGAATCACGTACTCGAGGCGCGTGCGCCCCTCACCGGCGGGGTTCATCTCTTTCATGCGTCCGCCCCGGCGGCCCATCTCTTCGATGACCGAGCCCGCGTACGCCTCTTCGAGGTCGATGAGCACGTCCTCGTAGGGCTCGAGCCGCTGGCCGTCTTCCTCTTTGAAGATGACCTGGGGCTGAGAGACCATGAACTCGAAGCCCTCGCGGCGCATCGTCTCGATGAGCACGGAGAGGTGCAGCTCGCCGCGGCCCATGACGTCGAAGGTGTCGGGGGTGGCCGTGTCGGCCACGCGCAAGCCCACGTTCGATTTAAGCTCTTTTTGTAGCCGATCGCGCAGGTTGCGCGAGGTGACGAACTTGCCCTCCGTGCCTGCGAAAGGCCCGTTGTTCACGATGAACTGCATCTTCACCGTGGGCTCTTCGATTTCCAGCAGCGGCAGGACCACCGGGGTCAAGGGATCGGTCAGCGTCTCGCCGACGGTCAGATCCTCCATGCCCGTGATGGCGCAGATGTCGCCCGCGGCCGCTTCGCCCAGCTCGAAGCGCTTGAGCGCCTGATAGCCGAGAAGCTTCGCCACGCGGAACTCTTCCTTCTGGCCGTTGCGGTGGGCACACAGCACCCGATCCCCAGGCTTCACGCGCCCGGCGAGGATGCGTCCGATGCCGACGTAGCCGAGGTAGTCGTCGTAGTCGAGCGTGGTGACCTGCATGCACAAGGGGGCGTTGACGTCCGCCTTGGGAGGTGGGACCTTGTCGACGATGAGGTCGAGCAGGGGCCCGAGGTCCTTGCGCTCGTCGTCGAGGTTCATCACCGCGTAACCCTCGCGTCCTGAGGCGAACACCACGGGGAAGTCGAGCTGCGCGTCGGTGGCGCCCAGGTTGCAAAAAAGATCGAAGGTGGCATCGACGGCCGCATCCGGCCGCGCCCCTGGGCGATCGATCTTGTTCACCACCAGGATGGGCCGCAGACCGAGCGAGAGCGCCTTGCGGGTCACGAAGCGGGTCTGGGGCATGGGGCCGTCGAAAGCGTCCACCAGCAGAAGCACCGAATCGACCATCTTGAGCACACGCTCCACCTCACCGCCGAAGTCGGCGTGCCCGGGGGTGTCCACGATGTTGATACGTGTGCCCTTCCAGGTGATGGCCGTGAACTTCGACAGGATCGTGATGCCACGCTCCCGTTCGAGATCGTTTGAGTCCATCGCGCAGTCGGCGACCACTTCACCCGAGCGGAAGCTGCCGGCCTGGTGAAGGAACCCGTCGACCATCGTCGTTTTGCCGTGGTCGACGTGGGCAATGATGGCGATGTTGCGCACGTCCGAGCGCACGGCGTCGGCGTTGGCGGTGAGAATGTCGGTGGCGTTGTCGGACATGAAGGCG includes:
- a CDS encoding PAS domain-containing sensor histidine kinase gives rise to the protein MRTKLFLVFAGMILISGAVANRFLDKTIRATAEANVERALRLSVRAVALLAADTPTSAWSELTWQKPLAGVKGEVALTLFGPAGRRLAGVELQPPEDDRHHSAEVDRALAGEESFARVRVVPGQEAYVVATTPVLRSGQVVGAVRAAIDNAPAERALTEARRSLGIAIVILLGVAGVGAWAGPRIFADGVSGLLNTAARMAKGDLRVRSPMNIGEPLLPLAQALDLLAGNLSSSLDDLKAERDLVGRILERMEEGVLVLDTERRVTLINPALRDVLMPRPGLATADSHTSALDVRGRTVLEVFRHAELSALLDRSSEGERVRGEIEVQGLRPRRLMVTATRFTEGGYLAVFVDVTEIRRLESLRRDFVANVSHELRTPVAAIRSAAETLPMTIEAQDSHAGLRFVDIIERNADRLQSLVEDLLDLSRIESREYRLQIEPLSVTRIVNQIFGLFRDRAERRKITLVSDIPANLPPLHTDRRALETVLSNLIDNAVKYCPDGSRVAVRAALEADRLRLEVEDSGQGIEAQHLPRIFERFYRIDPGRSRSKGGTGLGLSIVKHLTEAMGGTTTVASVVGKGTTFTLRLPRARTDAMPSPTNPEDSLG
- a CDS encoding flippase-like domain-containing protein, which gives rise to MDSVPDASLATPPARSTLFRRVVAGVVVGMALYVGFALWADARQVGAALERYAFWTTGVGLLLAAGNYALRFWRWEGYLKRLGLHVPRGESALVFLSGFALTVTPGKLGEALKSVLLRQRRGIPVARTAPIVLVERLTDLAGLLALAAVGAFSFPVDRRFLVAGAALLGVGLLFASVEALARPLIAYLGKVPGLRRMAGSLTEAYESAALLLRPAPLLWATLLSACAWALECAAFWLIVNGFSGTDLGLQAGTFIYAAMTIAGALSFLPGGLGVTEAGMLALLVRFGTGIDRGTGAAATVLTRIVTLWFAVVVGLWALAAFARRERAPRR
- the typA gene encoding translational GTPase TypA, with translation MRSDVRNIAIIAHVDHGKTTMVDGFLHQAGSFRSGEVVADCAMDSNDLERERGITILSKFTAITWKGTRINIVDTPGHADFGGEVERVLKMVDSVLLLVDAFDGPMPQTRFVTRKALSLGLRPILVVNKIDRPGARPDAAVDATFDLFCNLGATDAQLDFPVVFASGREGYAVMNLDDERKDLGPLLDLIVDKVPPPKADVNAPLCMQVTTLDYDDYLGYVGIGRILAGRVKPGDRVLCAHRNGQKEEFRVAKLLGYQALKRFELGEAAAGDICAITGMEDLTVGETLTDPLTPVVLPLLEIEEPTVKMQFIVNNGPFAGTEGKFVTSRNLRDRLQKELKSNVGLRVADTATPDTFDVMGRGELHLSVLIETMRREGFEFMVSQPQVIFKEEDGQRLEPYEDVLIDLEEAYAGSVIEEMGRRGGRMKEMNPAGEGRTRLEYVIPARGLIGFRSQFLTLTRGTGLLHANFSHYGVHAGSLKSRPNGVLIAQDPGETNAYALFSLQERGTLFFSAGTKVYGGMIVGLHSRDNDLIVNPSKAKKLTNIRTTAADEKLILAPPRRFSLEESLEFINDDELVEVTPKAIRLRKRILDHNERKRVEKGRGIETAVAD